The Halorussus gelatinilyticus genome contains the following window.
GGGACTCCGCGACGCGCTCGCGGACGCCGAGTTCGACCGACCGCCCGCAATCGTCTGCAACGCCCACATCACCGGCCTGAGCGTGGCCCGCGCGCTTCAGGCCCGCGACGTGCCGGTAATCGCCATCGACCGCAACGAGAAGGGCGTCGCGCCCTACTCGGACGCCGTCGATTTCGCGGGGCGAGTCACCTACCCGCTGGACGACGAGGCGGGCTTCTGCGAGGACGTGGAGGCCCTCGCCGCCGAGTTGGACCACGAACCGGTCGCGTTCGGGTGCATGGACGAGTGGGTCCACGCCTTCTCCCGGACCGAACCCGAGGGCGTGGTCCTCCCGTTCGCCGAGCGCGCGACCATCGACCGCGTGCTGGACAAAGAATCGCTGTACACCGTCGCCGAGGAGTTGGGCGTTCCCTACCCCGAGACCTACCGCATCGCCGAGACCGACCCCACAGAGACCGGCGGCGAGCAGGGACCCGCCGGGCGTGAGGGCGGACCGGGCGGCGAGGGCCGCGAGAGCATCCCCGCCGCGGAGGCCGCTGAACGACTGGGCTTCCCGCTCGTGGTCAAGCCCGCCCTGAAGCGGAAGTTCGCCGAGGCGGTCGGGACCAACGTCATCGAAGTCGCCGACGAAGCGGAGTTCGAGGACGTGGTGGCCAACGCCGCCGCGGAGGGCGTCCGCGTGATGGCCCAAGAGAAGGTCCCGGCCGTACAGGGAGAGGACTGCTCGCTGGCCTCCTACGTGCCCGAATCGGGCGACGCCGTCTCGTTCGTCGGGAACGCCCGCGTCCGGTACCCGCTCGGCTACGGCACCTCCTGCGTCGTCCGGCGCGCCACGGGCGAGGACGCCCGAGAGGTCGAGGAGAACGCGCTCGCGGTCCTCGACGAGACGGGCTACTACGGCATCAGCGAGGCCGAGTTCCTCTACGACGGCGACCGCGAGCAGTACGCCCTCATCGACGTGAACACCCGGCCGTGGAAGTGGATTTCACTGCCGGTACAGGCCGGCGCGAACCTCCCGCTGGCGGCCTACAGCGATGCAGTCGGCGAGGACTACGAGGCCGACGAGGTACGTGACGCGAGTTGGGTCTACCTCGCGGATTACCTGAAAGCGCTCGGAACCGAAGGGTTCGCGGACGTGCTGAGCCGCGACGACTGGCTCTCGCTCATGTCCGGCGACTTCGAGGCGAGCGCCGACCTGACGACCGGCGTGTACCGTCCCTCCGACCCCGCACCGGCGTACCAGCTTCTCACGACGGAGTTCGGGACGCAGGAGTACTACTGCTCCTGTTGACGCCGAACGTGAACGACCGCACCGCGACCATCGGACTGTTCGCCTCGCTCGCCGTGCTCTGGGGGTTCTCGTTTCTGGCGATTTCCGTCGGTCTCGAATCGCTGGCGCCCGTGCTGTTCGCCGCGTTCCGGTACGACGTCGCCGCCGTCCTCCTGCTCGGCTACGCGTTCGTCCGCGACACCGCACCCTGGCCGACCGACCGCGCCAGCGCGAGCGCCGTCCTCGCGGGCGGACTGTTCCTGGTCGCCGCGAACGCGTTCCTCTTCGTCGGCCAGCAGACCGTGCCCAGCGGGGTAGCGGCCATCATGCAGAGCCTCGTTCCCATCGCGACATCGCTGTGGGCGCTCGCGTTGTTGCCGGAAGAGCGCGTCTCGGCCCGCGGTGCGGTGGGCATCGCGCTGGGCCTCGTCGGCGTCGGACTCATCGTCCGGCCCGACCCCGCGAACCTGCTCGGCGACGACGTCATCGGGCGACTGTTCATCCTGCTTCAGGTCGCCGGCGTCGCGCTCGGGGGCGTCCTGATTCAGCGCGCCCGACCCACGCTCGAACGGACCGCGCTCACGGGATGGTCGATGCTCGTCGGCGCGCTCGTCCTGCACGGCGTCAGCGCGGGTCTCGGCGAACCGTTCGCGCTCCCGCGGACCCCGGCGGCCGCCGGGGCGGTCGCGTACCTCGGGGTCTTCGCCACCGCGATAGCCTTCGTCATCTACTTCACGCTCCTCGAGGTCCGGGGCGCGCTGGAGACGTCGCTGGTCGCCTACCTCGTCCCGGTCGTCGCCACCGTCGTCGGCGTCGCGGTTCTCGGAGAGTCTATCACGGCATTCACCGTCCTCGGTTTCGTCCTCGTGTTCGCCGGATTCGTCGTCCTCAAGCGGCGGGCCATCGCCGACCTGGCGGGCGACACGCGGCGGTTCGTCGCGCGCGCCGACGACTGACCGGCGCTCCCGGAGCGACCCCCTGTCGCCGTCCGAGGTCGGCCGCACGTCTCGCCGGTTTCCCGGTCTTTTCCCGCGGCGACGCCCACTTCCAGAGCAATGAGCAGCGACTACATCCACCTCAACCTCTTCACGATGAACTCGGTCGAACACGTCACGACCGGCAACTGGCGGACGCCGGGCGACCAGTCCCACCGTTACACCGACGTCGAGTACTGGCTCGACGTGGCCCGGACCGCCGAGCGCGGCGGGTTCGACGCAGTGTTCTTCGCGGACGTGCGTGGCATCTACGACGTGTTCGGCGGCGACAGCGACACTGCAATCGAGAACGCGGTCCAGACGCCCGCGAACGACCCGCAGGCGCTCGTTCCCGCGATGGCGACCGTCACCGACAATCTGGGGTTCGCCGTGACGCGCTCGACGACCTACGTCCACCCCTACCAGTTGGCCCGCGAACTCTCGACGCTGGACCACGTGACCGACGGCCGCGTCGCGTTCAACATCGTCACCTCCTATCTGGAGAGCGCGGCACGGAATCTGGGGCTAGACGAGCGGATGGACCGCCAGACCAGATACGACCGGGCCGACGAGTTCATGGACGTCTGCCACCGCCTCTGGGAGGAGAGTTGGGAGGACGACGCCGTGGTCCGGGACCGCGAGTCGGGCGTCTACACCGACCCGGAGAAAGTCTCGGACATCGACTTCGAGGGCGAGTACTTCTCGGTCCCCGACGCCCACAGTTGCGAACCCTCGCCCCAGCGGACGCCCGTACTGTATCAGGCCGGGTCCTCGGACCGCGGACGGGACTTCGCGGCGAACAACGCCGAGGCGGTCTTCGTCAGCCAACCCACCGAGGAGGGCGTCCGGGACTACGTGGCCGACCTCCGCGAGCGCGCCGAGGCGCGCGGCCGCGACCCCGACGAACTCCGCTTCTTCCCCGGCATCGTCCCGGTCGTCGGCGAGACCGAGGACGTCGCCCGCGAGAAGTACGAGACCTACGCCGAGAACGTCGATTACGAGGCGACTCTGGCACTACTTGCCGGTTTCACCGACATCGACTTCTCCGAACTGGACCCCGACCAGAAGGTCGAGCACATCGAGACCGACGCGATTCAGGGCGCGGTCAACGCCTTCACGCAGAACGACCCCGACCGGGACTGGACGGTCGGCGAAGTCGCGGAGTTCGCGGGATTGGGGTCCACGTCGCCGGTCGTCGTCGGGAGTCCGGAGCAGGTCGCCGACGAACTCCAGTACTGGTACGAGGAGGTCGGCGTGGACGGATTCAACGTCAAGGAGGTCGTCCGGCCGGGCACCCTCCGGGACTTCGTGGACATGGTGGTGCCGGAACTGCGCGAGCGCGGACTGGTCCGCGACGAGTACGAGGGCGAGACGTTGCGCGAGAACCTGTTCGAGGAGGAAGGCCGGACGCGACTGGCAGCGGACCACCCGGCGTGGAACTGAGGTCGGGCGCTCCCCCTTCTCACGAAACGGTGGTTTAGATGAAATAACCAAAGTTTTTAACATCGGAGCGTGCGCCGCCACTGTTAGAGTATGGCAACCACGTCACGAAGTTTCGTCGGCGGTATGGCGAACCGGGCGAACCCGGCGTTCGCGGCGGGCGTCGTCGCGGTGCCGCTGGTCGCGCTGGCCTACGGCGTCACGGTCGGCCCGCTCCGGCACCTGACCTACGTCCACGTCATGGCGGGCGTCCTGTGGACCGGCATCGACCTCTTTCTGGGACTGGTCCTCGGGCCGGTCATCGGCGGACTGGACGAGTCCGAGAAGGCGTCGGTGTTCCGGCGGCTCACCCCGAAGACGACGTTCCTGATGCCGTCGCTCGCGCTCGTGACCGTCTTCGGCGGCATCACGCTGGCCCAGGAGTTGGGCAAGTTCCCCCACGCCGGCCCGTGGATAGCGCTGATGAGTACCGCCATCGCGCTCCCGGTCGTCCTGCTGATGGCGCGGCAGTTCGACGCGCTGACCGACCGGCGGACGCTCGCGGCGTTCGGCCTCCTCGCGGTCGTCCACGCGGCGTGGTTGTTCCGGACCCTCCCGGAGTTCGCCATGACCTCGCCCGAGATCGCGGCCGCGCTCGGCATCGTCGTCCTCCTGTCGATTCAGGGCTTCGGCGTGCTCCTGCCGGGCGAACTCCGGATGTATCGCGAGATGACCAGCGCGAACCCCGACGAGGAACTCATCGGTGCCAT
Protein-coding sequences here:
- a CDS encoding DMT family transporter — its product is MNDRTATIGLFASLAVLWGFSFLAISVGLESLAPVLFAAFRYDVAAVLLLGYAFVRDTAPWPTDRASASAVLAGGLFLVAANAFLFVGQQTVPSGVAAIMQSLVPIATSLWALALLPEERVSARGAVGIALGLVGVGLIVRPDPANLLGDDVIGRLFILLQVAGVALGGVLIQRARPTLERTALTGWSMLVGALVLHGVSAGLGEPFALPRTPAAAGAVAYLGVFATAIAFVIYFTLLEVRGALETSLVAYLVPVVATVVGVAVLGESITAFTVLGFVLVFAGFVVLKRRAIADLAGDTRRFVARADD
- a CDS encoding carboxylate--amine ligase, translating into MATFRSFEGLRDALADAEFDRPPAIVCNAHITGLSVARALQARDVPVIAIDRNEKGVAPYSDAVDFAGRVTYPLDDEAGFCEDVEALAAELDHEPVAFGCMDEWVHAFSRTEPEGVVLPFAERATIDRVLDKESLYTVAEELGVPYPETYRIAETDPTETGGEQGPAGREGGPGGEGRESIPAAEAAERLGFPLVVKPALKRKFAEAVGTNVIEVADEAEFEDVVANAAAEGVRVMAQEKVPAVQGEDCSLASYVPESGDAVSFVGNARVRYPLGYGTSCVVRRATGEDAREVEENALAVLDETGYYGISEAEFLYDGDREQYALIDVNTRPWKWISLPVQAGANLPLAAYSDAVGEDYEADEVRDASWVYLADYLKALGTEGFADVLSRDDWLSLMSGDFEASADLTTGVYRPSDPAPAYQLLTTEFGTQEYYCSC
- a CDS encoding LLM class flavin-dependent oxidoreductase produces the protein MSSDYIHLNLFTMNSVEHVTTGNWRTPGDQSHRYTDVEYWLDVARTAERGGFDAVFFADVRGIYDVFGGDSDTAIENAVQTPANDPQALVPAMATVTDNLGFAVTRSTTYVHPYQLARELSTLDHVTDGRVAFNIVTSYLESAARNLGLDERMDRQTRYDRADEFMDVCHRLWEESWEDDAVVRDRESGVYTDPEKVSDIDFEGEYFSVPDAHSCEPSPQRTPVLYQAGSSDRGRDFAANNAEAVFVSQPTEEGVRDYVADLRERAEARGRDPDELRFFPGIVPVVGETEDVAREKYETYAENVDYEATLALLAGFTDIDFSELDPDQKVEHIETDAIQGAVNAFTQNDPDRDWTVGEVAEFAGLGSTSPVVVGSPEQVADELQYWYEEVGVDGFNVKEVVRPGTLRDFVDMVVPELRERGLVRDEYEGETLRENLFEEEGRTRLAADHPAWN